The Hugenholtzia roseola DSM 9546 genomic sequence GGCTCTATCGGCAATGGGCTTTTTATCTTTGATAGGAAAAAAGAAAAATTTGAGGCACTGAATACCTACGCTCCTTTGGTAGGGCAATCTATTCCGCGCCTATTGGCTACTAAAAATGGCAAGATATGGGCTGCCACAGAAAATAATGGCGTTGTCGTTTTCGACTATCAAGATGGGGAGAAATTTGTGCATCATACCCTTGAAAACACCCCTGCCTTCAAGACCAACAACATACTTTCTTTTTTAGAAGACAAAAAAGGTAGAATTTGGGTTGGAACGCGCAATGGCTTACTTCGCTACGAAAACAAGAATTTCACCTTTATAGAAGCCACTGAATCGTATTCGGTGATGTATCTTTTAGAAGATGAGGCAGGCACGATTTGGATAGGCACAACAAAGGGATTAGGCAGGCTGCTGCCCAATGGCTCTTTGGATTTTTTGGATAAGATAGAAGACATCGCCCTAAACGTAACCAGCATGAGTTATGATAGAGAAGGCAGTCTTTGGGTTTCTCTTTATAGAAATGGCTTGGTGCGCCTCCGTCAGGGCAAATTTGAAAACTATACACAGAGCGAGGGCATGGCTTCGCTTTCGGTCAATAAAATTTATGAAGTAGAGCCGCAGGTCTTTTTAGTGGGTACAGATGCGGGCATCATCAATATCATAGATGAAAGAAAAGAACAAAACAGCGTAACGGCACTTTCGCTCGAAAAGTGGATTGAAAATGAGCGCGTGCGTGGGATTCTCAAAGATAGCAAGGGCAATCTTTGGATAGCCTCCTACAAAGGCGTGCTAAAAATTGAACCTAAGCCTACCTTTTCAGAAAGCCAAAAAACGCTCTTTTCCATCAAAGAAGGCTTAGGCGACGAACAGGCGCGACTTGTTTTTGAATCCGAAAAAGGCGACATCTGGATAGGCACGCGCTCGGCAGGCATTAGCATTTTGCACCAAGACGGCACTTTTTCACAACTTAACAAAGACAATGGAAAACTGCCCGCTAATTTTATCATGCAAATCAAAGCCTTGCAAGAGGGTAAGATTGCGGTAGCGACCAATAATGCGGGAATTGCTATTTTAGACCAAGAAGGCAACCTGCTAACGGTCTTCGATTTCGACAAAGGATTGGCAGATAATCGCGCCTTTGGGATTTATGAAGATGTAAAGGAAAATGCCATTTGGATAGCAACCAGCAGCGGTATTTCTATCATCAGCCAATACCTACAACCCGAAAAAGCGCAAATTTTCACCTTAGATAAGAACTTAGGCTTAGGAGCAGAGAGCGTCTTTGACATCACCGACGACGATTCGGGCATGATTTGGTTTTCTTCCAACTTAGGCGTGTGGCAGGAAGAGAAGTTGGCTTTTTATGAGGTCATGCGTGGAAAGAGAGCCAAAATTGCGCCCCGTCTTTACAATAAAGATGATGGCATGAAAAGCGAGGAATGTACAGGGGCAGTACACTTTTGTAAAGCCCAAGATGGCAAAATTTGGATACCTACTTTGGGGGGCGTATCGGTCATCAATCCCAATAAAATTCCCATCAATGCCGTAATGCCTTCGGTTTATATAGAAAAAGTCCTCACCGACACGCTCGCTTGGCAGGTAGAAAAAGGGCAAGTCTTAGAACTTGAACAGGGCTGGCGAAGGCTCAATTTTGAATTTACGGCACTTAGTTTTATCGCCTCCGAAAAAGTTACTTTTAAGTATCAGTTAGTAGGTTATGATAAAGATTGGATACAGACGCAGAGCGAGCGAAGGATTAGCTACACGAGTTTGCCACCGGGCAAGTATGAATTTAAAGTCTTGGCAGCCAATCACGATGGCATCTGGAACAACGAAGGCGCAAGTATTCATTTTATTATCAAACCTTATTGGTATCAACAGAAGATTTTTTATCTTATTTTGGTGCTTTCGCTGCTGCTGCTCTTGGGGCTAATTTATAGGTGGCGCATACAGATTGTAGAAAATCAGAAGCAAGCCTTAGAGCGCATTGTGCAGGAGCGCACTGCCGAATTAAACCTTCAAAAGGAAGAAATCGAAACCCAAAAAGACCGCATAGAGGAACAAAACAAATCGTTGGCTCTTTCTTTGGCGACTTTGGAAGCCGTTTCAGACATAGGCAAAAAAATCACGACGGCACTCGAATTGAGCGACCTTTCCCAAATGCTTTACGACCGTTTGCAGCCCCTTATGCCCTTAGAAGGTTTGGGAATTGGTATTTTTAATGCAACAGAAAAGCGATTAGAGTTTAAATTTTTCATAGAAAAAAATAAGCCGCTGC encodes the following:
- a CDS encoding two-component regulator propeller domain-containing protein, with translation MKEKIDSRNLERRHFILRLGIEIGLHTFLFYWVGSLLTLSTLWGQALNPKKQLSQYIAERWDTEAGLSSSTTTRVRQNSEGYLWVTSYLGINRFDGVRFTTYDPSNIEGLHSVTFADLFETPDSALWFVATGRGGLVRYQKGIFRYFGKDANFIECPLQCIAFDKRYPDLLFLGSIGNGLFIFDRKKEKFEALNTYAPLVGQSIPRLLATKNGKIWAATENNGVVVFDYQDGEKFVHHTLENTPAFKTNNILSFLEDKKGRIWVGTRNGLLRYENKNFTFIEATESYSVMYLLEDEAGTIWIGTTKGLGRLLPNGSLDFLDKIEDIALNVTSMSYDREGSLWVSLYRNGLVRLRQGKFENYTQSEGMASLSVNKIYEVEPQVFLVGTDAGIINIIDERKEQNSVTALSLEKWIENERVRGILKDSKGNLWIASYKGVLKIEPKPTFSESQKTLFSIKEGLGDEQARLVFESEKGDIWIGTRSAGISILHQDGTFSQLNKDNGKLPANFIMQIKALQEGKIAVATNNAGIAILDQEGNLLTVFDFDKGLADNRAFGIYEDVKENAIWIATSSGISIISQYLQPEKAQIFTLDKNLGLGAESVFDITDDDSGMIWFSSNLGVWQEEKLAFYEVMRGKRAKIAPRLYNKDDGMKSEECTGAVHFCKAQDGKIWIPTLGGVSVINPNKIPINAVMPSVYIEKVLTDTLAWQVEKGQVLELEQGWRRLNFEFTALSFIASEKVTFKYQLVGYDKDWIQTQSERRISYTSLPPGKYEFKVLAANHDGIWNNEGASIHFIIKPYWYQQKIFYLILVLSLLLLLGLIYRWRIQIVENQKQALERIVQERTAELNLQKEEIETQKDRIEEQNKSLALSLATLEAVSDIGKKITTALELSDLSQMLYDRLQPLMPLEGLGIGIFNATEKRLEFKFFIEKNKPLPSYYEFIGDKQFLAVQAFLQKEKIWLNRVESKAAIHYNERQLAERLQPEAAIYLPLVVENRSIGVMTVQSYRKEAFTEKDITLLQALAVYVGIALDNASAYEIIRDKNRNITDSIRYALTIQESILPTYEKMNQMFEDYFILFKPKDIVSGDFYWLHAQGEYKFVAAVDCTGHGVPGAFMSMIGSTLLTDIVSIEKLTSPAAILKKLNQDIKLALKQDEKQNDDGMDIALCVFKKESDTAVEVVFAGAKRPLYYTQNGEIYEIRGDKYAIGGRDRKREKHFQDHSLSLQTGAIIYLTTDGYGDQANDDKEKIGSHRLKEMFKNLQQEPLPIQKEALQTAFEAFRRDLPQRDDVTILGLQL